A stretch of Mastomys coucha isolate ucsf_1 unplaced genomic scaffold, UCSF_Mcou_1 pScaffold3, whole genome shotgun sequence DNA encodes these proteins:
- the LOC116074388 gene encoding keratin-associated protein 10-8-like isoform X1, with product MAASTMSVCSDACTNSSWQVDDCPESCCEPSCCAPSCCHCCAPAPCLTLVCTPVSCVSSPCCQSSCCTPSCCQQSSCQPACCTCSPCQQPCCVTLCCKPVCCTPICSGSCCQQSSCQSSCCQPSCCVPVCCKPVCCTPICSGSSSCCQPSCCAPVCCKPVCCKPCSSVSLLCRPVCRPACCVPTSPCCASSSCQPSSCVSLLCRPACSRQACCGQKSSC from the exons ATGGCCGCctccaccatgtctgtctgctctgACGCTTGCACCAACTCCTCCTGGCAGGTGGATGACTGCCCAGAAAGCTGCTGTGAGCCCAGCTGCTGTGCCCCCAGCTGCTGCCA CTGCTGTGCTCCAGCCCCCTGCCTCACCCTTGTCTGCACCCCAGTGAGCTGTGTGTCCAGCCCCTGCTGCCAATCTTCCTGCTGCACACCTTCATGCTGCCAGCAGTCTAGCTGCCAGCCAGCTTGCTGCACCTGCTCTCCCTGCCAGCAGCCCTGCTGTGTGACCCTCTGCTGCAAGCCTGTCTGCTGCACACCCATCTGCTCTGGATCATGCTGCCAGCAGTCTAGCTGCCAGTCCTCATGCTGCCAGCCCTcctgctgtgtgcctgtgtgctgcaAGCCTGTGTGCTGCACACCCATCtgctctggctcctcctcctgctgccagCCCTCCTGCTGTGCTCCTGTGTGCTGCAAGCCTGTGTGCTGCAAGCCCTGCTCCAGCGTGTCCCTGCTGTGCCGCCCTGTGTGCAGACCTGCCTGCTGTGTGCCCACCTCCCCCTGctgtgcctcctcctcctgccagCCCAGCTCCTGTGTGTCCCTGCTGTGCCGCCCTGCCTGCTCCAGACAGGCCTGCTGTGGCCAGAAGTCCAGCTGCTGA
- the LOC116074388 gene encoding keratin-associated protein 10-8-like isoform X2 encodes MAASTMSVCSDACTNSSWQVDDCPESCCEPSCCAPTPCLTLVCTPVSCVSSPCCQSSCCTPSCCQQSSCQPACCTCSPCQQPCCVTLCCKPVCCTPICSGSCCQQSSCQSSCCQPSCCVPVCCKPVCCTPICSGSSSCCQPSCCAPVCCKPVCCKPCSSVSLLCRPVCRPACCVPTSPCCASSSCQPSSCVSLLCRPACSRQACCGQKSSC; translated from the exons ATGGCCGCctccaccatgtctgtctgctctgACGCTTGCACCAACTCCTCCTGGCAGGTGGATGACTGCCCAGAAAGCTGCTGTGAGCCCAGCTGCTGTGCCCCCA CCCCCTGCCTCACCCTTGTCTGCACCCCAGTGAGCTGTGTGTCCAGCCCCTGCTGCCAATCTTCCTGCTGCACACCTTCATGCTGCCAGCAGTCTAGCTGCCAGCCAGCTTGCTGCACCTGCTCTCCCTGCCAGCAGCCCTGCTGTGTGACCCTCTGCTGCAAGCCTGTCTGCTGCACACCCATCTGCTCTGGATCATGCTGCCAGCAGTCTAGCTGCCAGTCCTCATGCTGCCAGCCCTcctgctgtgtgcctgtgtgctgcaAGCCTGTGTGCTGCACACCCATCtgctctggctcctcctcctgctgccagCCCTCCTGCTGTGCTCCTGTGTGCTGCAAGCCTGTGTGCTGCAAGCCCTGCTCCAGCGTGTCCCTGCTGTGCCGCCCTGTGTGCAGACCTGCCTGCTGTGTGCCCACCTCCCCCTGctgtgcctcctcctcctgccagCCCAGCTCCTGTGTGTCCCTGCTGTGCCGCCCTGCCTGCTCCAGACAGGCCTGCTGTGGCCAGAAGTCCAGCTGCTGA